In a genomic window of Takifugu flavidus isolate HTHZ2018 unplaced genomic scaffold, ASM371156v2 ctg305, whole genome shotgun sequence:
- the LOC130520208 gene encoding golgin subfamily A member 6-like protein 1: protein MREREERLRQQLERGMREERDDCLKKQLTTVIESWQTEAQRWRKHQSELEEKLHEQETLRKQQEEERKQETERFQENFQQLWNYIEKKEKKKKKKGVWSRILKFWKK, encoded by the exons atgcgtgagagagaggagaggctgagacagcagcttgagagagggatgagggaagagagggacgactgcttgaagaagcagctgaccacggtgatcgagtcctggcagaccgaagctcagcggtggagaaaacaccagtcggagctggaggagaaactccacgaacaagagaccctgcgcaaacagcaagaggaggagaggaagcaggaaactgagcgcttccaagagaacttccagcagctttgg aactacattgaaaagaaggagaaaaagaagaagaagaaaggggtctggagcaggattctaaaattttggaaaaagtga